ATTGCGTAAACTTACCAAATTAATATTATACGAGAAACACCAACCGTGAGGATACTGGTCCATGATTGACTCTGTTACCCTCCTCTGCGTTGATCAACCCGAATGGACGGAAAAAGTTACACGGCAACTCTCGAACGAAGATGATCGATTTGAGGTGATTTGCGAGCAATTAGCTTCTGAGGCATTAGGTCTGGTTGAGAGAAAAGATATTGATTGCATACTCTCTGCATACGACCTTCCAGAACAGACTGGTCTGGAATTCTTAAGACGTGTTCGTGAAAGGCATCCCGACCTGCCCTTCGTTATCTTTACTACAGAGGGCGCAGAGCAAATCGCTGGTGAAGCTATCTCCGCTGGCGTCTCGGACTATTTCATCAAAGATCAGATTGACTCCCAGTATCTTATTCTCGCGAATCGACTCAAAACCCTGGTCGAAGCACACCGGGCTGAACAAATTGTCGACGCAGCCGAGTCAAATTGGAGGGAAACCACTGAGAGAGTGAACGACATCTACTATATGTTCTCAAGCGATTGGAATAGTCTCCTGTATATCAACTCTGCTTATGAGGAAGTTTGGGGGGGTCCAATCGAAGAGCTTCGAGAAAATCCGCAATCGTTCCTTGACAATATACATCCTAGTGATCGGGAAATCGCCGTTGAGGCGATGCAGAAGTTATCGAAGGGCGAGTCTACGGACATCGAATATCGGGTCCAACCATCGAGTGGAGGAACCCGGTGGGTCCGTGGTGTGAGCGAACCGATCTTCAACACAAATGGAGACGTGATTCGAGTCATGGGTGCAGTGCGAGATATCTCACGATTGAAGGAGCGGGAACGACGGTTTCAGGCCGTATTCGAGGACGCCTTTGATGCGATGGTCATCGCCGATGACGAGGGAACGTATATCGCCGTAAATGACGCTGCCTGCGAATTGTTCGGGCTAGAAGAAGAGGAACTTCTCGGAAGAAATGTCACGGAGTTCGCTACCTCCGAGTATGATGCCGAGAAAGCTTGGGGTGAATTCCAATCAACGGATAACGAGACTGGCTACTTCCCTCTCCAGCGCCCGGATGGGACTGTTCGACTTGTTGAATACGCGGCTACGACAGATATTGTCTCAGGCGAACATCTCTCTATTCTCCGAGATATTACTGAGCGAGAACAGCAACGGCAGAAACTGGCGGAAAGTGAGGCCAGATACGAGACGCTAATCGAGGACGTTCTAGACACGTCTTCTGTAGGGACATTCATTCTCGATGGAGAGTTTGACGTCGTATGGATTAACCGTACCATCGAGGAGTATTTCGGCGTTGAACGCGAGGATGTCCTCGGCCAAGACAAGGCTAAGCTCATCCAAAACCAACTAATGCAGAAATTCGCACAGCCGGAACAGTTCGCTGAGAAAGTGCTCAACACGTATGAAGACAATACATACACAGAACAGTTCGATTGTAAAATCCAGAACGAAACCACCGCGGGATGGCGTTGGCTCAGACATTGGAGTCAACCCATTCGATCAGGTCTATACCAAGGTGGCCGAATAGAGCACTATACCGACATCACAGAGGTAAAGGCCCGAGAGCGCCAGCTACAGGTCCTTGAACGAATCTTCCGACACAACCTGCAAAATAAAATGAATGTCATTCTGGGATTTGCAGAGACGATCGCTTCAAACGCCCCAGAAGAAACAAGCCGGCAGGCAGACCGGATTATCCAAGCCGGACGGGATTTATTAAAGCTATCTGCGAAAGAGAAACGAATCGTGGAGTTAGTTCGGGAGAACTACGAACAACAGCCAATCGAGATAGCAAGCCGGCTTCAGAAAATTGTTGACGAAATTGAGACGAAGTTCCCGGACGCCAAAATAACCATACAGGGTCAGTCTATGGCGCAGGTCTTGGCTGTCTCAGATATTGACCGAGCGATTGTTGAAGTCATCGAGAACGCTGTTATGCACAGTCGTGGGGCACCTCAGGTCGTGGTTTCAATACACTCGACTCCAGCAGAGACTACGATCACCGTCCGTGATGACAATCCGCCTATTCCAGAACTTGAGAAGTCTGTGCTGCGTGGTGATGTCGAGATTGATCAATTCTCGCATAGCCGAGGGCTCGGCCTGTGGTTAGCTTACTGGTTAGTTTCCAAATCCAATGGCACCATCTCCTTCGAAAGTGTGAATCAAGGAAATGAAGTTGGGATAACCCTCCCGAGGCCCGAATGAGAATAAGGAGCTTGTCGCGACGCCGGCGAAGTGACCCCAACAGTCTTTATTGATTCGCTGAAAATTGTAAGTAAGAAAACAACTCGTGATCGGCTGCGCGACCGATGACCGACGAGGACGCGGTTTCCCAGGAAATCGCGGCCGCTTACTACGATGATGAGGTCTCCGTCGAGCAACTCAAAATCCTCGTCGGTGCCGAGGAAGTGGCGAATCTCCGGGTGTTGAAACAGCAGCTGGATGAGAACTTCATCGACGAGGTTGCTGACGCATAGATTCAGACACTCGTCGCAGACGTTTC
This DNA window, taken from Halobellus sp. LT62, encodes the following:
- a CDS encoding PAS domain S-box protein, producing the protein MIDSVTLLCVDQPEWTEKVTRQLSNEDDRFEVICEQLASEALGLVERKDIDCILSAYDLPEQTGLEFLRRVRERHPDLPFVIFTTEGAEQIAGEAISAGVSDYFIKDQIDSQYLILANRLKTLVEAHRAEQIVDAAESNWRETTERVNDIYYMFSSDWNSLLYINSAYEEVWGGPIEELRENPQSFLDNIHPSDREIAVEAMQKLSKGESTDIEYRVQPSSGGTRWVRGVSEPIFNTNGDVIRVMGAVRDISRLKERERRFQAVFEDAFDAMVIADDEGTYIAVNDAACELFGLEEEELLGRNVTEFATSEYDAEKAWGEFQSTDNETGYFPLQRPDGTVRLVEYAATTDIVSGEHLSILRDITEREQQRQKLAESEARYETLIEDVLDTSSVGTFILDGEFDVVWINRTIEEYFGVEREDVLGQDKAKLIQNQLMQKFAQPEQFAEKVLNTYEDNTYTEQFDCKIQNETTAGWRWLRHWSQPIRSGLYQGGRIEHYTDITEVKARERQLQVLERIFRHNLQNKMNVILGFAETIASNAPEETSRQADRIIQAGRDLLKLSAKEKRIVELVRENYEQQPIEIASRLQKIVDEIETKFPDAKITIQGQSMAQVLAVSDIDRAIVEVIENAVMHSRGAPQVVVSIHSTPAETTITVRDDNPPIPELEKSVLRGDVEIDQFSHSRGLGLWLAYWLVSKSNGTISFESVNQGNEVGITLPRPE